The proteins below are encoded in one region of Silene latifolia isolate original U9 population chromosome 2, ASM4854445v1, whole genome shotgun sequence:
- the LOC141635067 gene encoding secreted RxLR effector protein 161-like: MEIYRDRSKKKLFLSRKGYIRSASNAHLSVAFSPKSAEEREYMSRVPYSSAVGSLMYAMVCTRPDLAQSVSVVSRFMGDPGKEHWQAVKRIFRYLKGTSDVGLIYGGDRECLVSGYSDSIMREMSTMRRSMIGYVFTLGGSSSVGRLLYDLRLLCLLRSEYMALTAAD, translated from the exons ATGGAGATCTACAGGGATAGGAGCAAGAAGAAGCTTTTCTTATCTCGGAAAGGCTATATTCGAAG TGCATCGAATGCACATCTGTCTGTTGCTTTCTCACCCAAGTCAGCTGAAGAAAGGGAGTACATGTCCCGAGTTCCGTACTCTAGTGCAGTGGGTAGTTTGATGTATGCTATGGTCTGCACTAGACCTGATTTAGCACAGTCAGTCAGTGTGGTGAGCCGGTTTATGGGTGATCCAGGTAAAGAGCATTGGCAAGCTGTGAAGAGAATTTTTCGGTACCTTAAGGGTACATCTGATGTTGGTCTCATTTATGGAGGTGATAGAGAGTGCCTTGTGTCAGGGTACTCGGATTCGATTATGCGGGAGATGTCGACAATGAGACGATCAATGATCGGTTATGTTTTCACTCTTGGTGGTTCATCGTCGGTTGGAAGGCTACTTTACGACCTACGATTACTTTGTCTACTACGAAGCGAGTATATGGCGTTGACCGCAGCAGACTAA